The Argopecten irradians isolate NY chromosome 16, Ai_NY, whole genome shotgun sequence genome window below encodes:
- the LOC138310735 gene encoding acetylcholine receptor subunit delta-like, translated as MEAARITLLLFVAITAPYHVSSFTSDNVKALYTDIFTTNSYNKHVRPISDFSRPTKLYIDLDLVGITEIDEVNEKMTSTGSLFIMWNDENLQWDSPTYNDTHTIYLPQNLIWKPDISLDNGFTKLKELGDNFILTTITSDGQVIWRPFEVFETKCAINIRYFPFDKQTCSLKFGVWTHPLLDIEIEVGNNGILLHDYKENGEWTLLNTSSTASVSSQYGAYVTFNVTLQRKPQYILNNVVLPIVLLSLLSGFVFVLPIESGEKMGYVMTVYLAFAVFLTIVSASLPESSAMSLLSMYLIVLVVMGTSIVMITAAELRLHYREDSQEIPKFCRYMIRLSKRLQCKKTTRKVDDSSKTDTKIFQTRNKTGEFPPSEDSETLPTKVAEEPETVEEFTWPDVTAAIDFFCFWLFLIANVVTTLGLFVSGYIMGKS; from the coding sequence ATGGAAGCAGCTCGCATCACGTTGCTTCTGTTTGTGGCTATAACTGCACCTTATCATGTTAGTTCGTTCACAAGTGACAACGTTAAGGCACTCTATACAGATATATTCACCACCAACTCCTACAACAAGCATGTGCGTCCAATTTCAGATTTTTCACGACCTACTAAACTTTATATTGACTTGGATTTAGTTGGAATAACAGAAATTGACGAGGTTAACGAAAAAATGACCTCCACAGGATCTTTGTTTATTATGTGGAATGATGAGAATCTACAGTGGGATTCGCCAACATATAACGACACTCACACCATCTACCTTCCACAGAACCTTATATGGAAACCCGATATTTCCTTAGATAATGGTTTCACCAAACTGAAGGAACTTGGAGACAATTTCATACTTACTACAATTACCTCCGACGGGCAAGTTATTTGGCGCCCGTTTGAGGTGTTTGAGACGAAATGCGCTATCAATATAAGATATTTCCCGTTTGATAAGCAAACTTGTTCGTTAAAATTCGGAGTCTGGACACATCCTTTGTTGGATATTGAAATTGAAGTCGGAAACAACGGCATACTCTTGCATGATTATAAAGAGAATGGAGAATGGACACTCCTGAATACATCTTCCACCGCGTCAGTTTCTAGTCAGTATGGGGCCTATGTAACTTTCAACGTAACACTTCAACGGAAACCTCAATATATTCTTAATAACGTGGTTCTGCCGATTGTTTTACTGTCATTGCTCTCTGGGTTTGTCTTTGTGCTTCCTATCGAAAGCGGGGAGAAGATGGGCTATGTCATGACAGTATATCTGGCGTTTGCCGTTTTCCTTACGATTGTTAGTGCGTCACTTCCGGAGAGTTCTGCAATGTCCTTGCTAAGTATGTACTTGATAGTACTTGTGGTAATGGGAACATCAATTGTCATGATTACTGCTGCCGAGTTACGACTTCATTACCGCGAAGATTCACAGGAAATTCCTAAGTTCTGTCGATACATGATTCGTCTAAGCAAAAGACTACAATGTAAGAAAACAACCAGGAAAGTGGATGATTCAAGTAAAACTGACACGAAGATCTTTCAAACAAGAAATAAAACCGGAGAATTTCCACCCAGCGAAGACTCAGAAACACTACCTACAAAAGTAGCTGAAGAGCCGGAAACAGTCGAAGAATTTACCTGGCCAGACGTGACTGCAGcaattgatttcttttgtttctGGTTGTTCCTAATCGCAAATGTAGTCACAACGCTTGGTCTGTTTGTAAGCGGCTAtatcatgggtaaaagttaa
- the LOC138310102 gene encoding acetylcholine receptor subunit delta-like: protein MGGGTLTLVLCVAIIVPCHVGSTTSENVKELYTHIFINNSYNKYVRPVSDFSRATKLLVDLDLVGITEIDEVNEKMTSTGSLFIMWNDENLQWDSPTYNDTHTIYLPQNLIWKPDISLDNGFTKLKELGDNFILTTITSDGQVIWRPFEVFETKCAINIRYFPFDKQTCSLKFGVWTHPLLDIEIEVGNNGIMLYDYKENSEWSLIGTYSTASISSHNGAYVTFTVTLQRKPQYILNNVVLPIVLLSLLSGFVFVLPIESGEKMGYVMTVYLAFAVFLTIVSASLPESSTMSLLSMYLTVLMVMGTSIVMITTAELRLHYREDSQEIPKFCRYMIRLSKRLQCKKTIRKVDNVSNTDAKIFQTRNKTGEFPPIEDSETLPSTEAEEPETIEEFTWPDVTAAIDFFCFWLFLITNVVTTLGLFVSGYIMGNS, encoded by the coding sequence ATGGGAGGAGGTACACTAACGTTGGTTCTTTGTGTGGCTATCATTGTGCCTTGTCATGTTGGGTCGACCACAAGTGAAAACGTGAAGGAACtctatacacatatatttatcaACAACTCTTACAACAAATATGTTCGTCCGGTTTCAGATTTTTCACGAGCCACTAAACTTCTTGTAGATTTGGATTTAGTTGGAATAACAGAAATTGACGAGGTTAACGAAAAAATGACCTCCACAGGATCTTTGTTTATTATGTGGAATGATGAGAATCTACAGTGGGATTCGCCAACATATAACGATACTCACACCATCTACCTTCCACAGAACCTTATATGGAAACCCGATATTTCCTTAGATAATGGTTTCACCAAACTGAAGGAACTTGGAGACAATTTCATACTTACTACAATTACCTCCGACGGGCAAGTTATTTGGCGCCCGTTTGAGGTGTTCGAGACGAAATGCGCTATCAATATAAGATATTTCCCGTTTGATAAGCAAACTTGTTCGTTAAAATTCGGAGTCTGGACACATCCTTTGTTGGATATTGAAATTGAAGTCGGAAACAACGGTATAATGTTGTATGATTATAAGGAGAACAGTGAGTGGTCACTCATTGGTACATATTCCACCGCGTCAATTTCTAGTCATAATGGAGCTTATGTTACATTCACAGTAACACTCCAACGGAAACCCCAATATATTCTCAATAACGTGGTCCTTCCTATTGTGCTACTGTCATTGCTTTCTGGGTTTGTCTTTGTGCTTCCTATCGAAAGCGGGGAGAAGATGGGCTATGTCATGACAGTATATCTGGCGTTTGCCGTTTTCCTTACGATTGTTAGTGCATCACTTCCGGAGAGTTCTACAATGTCCTTGCTGAGTATGTATTTGACAGTACTTATGGTAATGGGAACATCAATTGTCATGATTACAACTGCCGAGTTACGACTTCATTACCGCGAAGATTCACAGGAAATTCCTAAGTTCTGTCGATACATGATTCGTCTGAGCAAAAGACTACAATGTAAGAAAACAATCAGGAAAGTGGACAATGTGAGTAATACTGATGCGAAGATCTTTCAAACTAGAAATAAAACCGGAGAATTTCCACCCATCGAAGACTCGGAAACACTACCTTCAACAGAAGCTGAAGAGCCGGAAACAATAGAAGAATTTACCTGGCCAGACGTGACTGCAGcaattgatttcttttgtttctGGTTATTCCTAATCACAAATGTAGTCACAACGCTTGGTCTGTTTGTAAGCGGCTACATAATGGGTAACAGTTAA